In Misgurnus anguillicaudatus chromosome 5, ASM2758022v2, whole genome shotgun sequence, a genomic segment contains:
- the her3 gene encoding hairy-related 3, which yields MLNESLFIRQHTRANSFTPQAHQAFYRKMAAKSESVVTAKVQPVKKVSKPLMEKKRRARINKCLNQLKILLETVYSNNIRKRKLEKADILELTVKHLKYLQNTGRGTSIYCDTPEYQAGYRSCLAGVSHYLIMSDTDRESQSILANLTNGLTGSRDLHFSTAESDASNVHRLSRQTNAPCHKIQLHLDTYSSKRMEICDAERISFAQVGTPRSKIKKTRHASLKNANVDQQNVGGLKLNYWRPW from the exons ATGTTAAACGAGTCTCTCTTTATAAGGCAACACACCCGGGCGAATTCCTTCACTCCACAAGCACATCAAGCATTTTACAGGAAAATGGCTGCAAAATCGGAAAGCGTCGTTACAGCAAAAGTTCAGCCCGTAAAAAAG GTTTCCAAACCACTGATGGAAAAGAAAAGAAGGGCACGAatcaataaatgtttaaatcagCTGAAAATTCTCCTGGAAACCGTCTATTCTAACAAT ATACGCAAACGAAAATTGGAAAAGGCTGATATTTTGGAACTGACTGTGAAGCATCTGAAATATCTGCAAAACACAGGAAGAG GAACCTCTATATACTGTGACACTCCTGAATACCAAGCTGGCTACAGAAGTTGTCTTGCTGGTGTCAGTCATTATCTTATCATGTCGGACACAGACCGGGAATCACAGTCGATCCTGGCCAATCTTACGAACGGACTTACAGGATCCAGAGATCTTCATTTCAGTACCGCGGAGAGCGACGCGTCAAACGTACACCGTCTATCGCGCCAAACAAACGCTCCTTGCCACAAAATTCAGCTACATTTAGACACATATTCGTCGAAGAGGATGGAGATTTGTGATGCAGAGAGAATATCCTTCGCACAGGTTGGAACCCCTAGATCCAAGATAAAGAAAACCAGACACGCCagccttaaaaatgcaaatgttgATCAGCAAAATGTTGGGGGATTGAAACTGAATTATTGGCGGCCATGGTAA